In Numidum massiliense, a single genomic region encodes these proteins:
- a CDS encoding SDR family oxidoreductase — MPTHTNLGPPFPPQHQNDQPGLESLMNPRPTYDDPNLIGCGKLKGKVAIVTGGDSGIGRAVCVAFAKEGADVAIVYLNEHSDAAETKRAVEQLGHRCLTIAGDVGDESFCQQAVTETVTALGRLDIVVNNAAEQHVQTAFENISAEQLQRTFATNVFAAFYLTKAALPYLQPGSAIINTASVTAYEGNEQLIDYSATKGALVTFTRSLAKALVGRGIRVNGVAPGPIWTPLIPASFSAQQVATFGSDTPMKRAGQPVEVAPAYVFLAADDASYITGQMIHPNGGTAVNG, encoded by the coding sequence ATGCCGACACATACAAATCTCGGCCCCCCGTTTCCGCCACAGCACCAAAACGATCAACCCGGTCTCGAATCACTAATGAACCCGCGCCCGACGTACGACGATCCAAATCTCATCGGCTGCGGCAAATTAAAAGGGAAAGTGGCTATTGTTACCGGCGGCGACAGCGGGATCGGGCGAGCCGTTTGCGTCGCTTTTGCCAAGGAAGGTGCCGATGTCGCTATTGTCTACCTCAACGAGCACAGCGACGCGGCAGAAACGAAACGGGCGGTTGAACAATTAGGGCACCGCTGTCTAACGATCGCAGGAGACGTTGGAGATGAGTCGTTTTGTCAGCAAGCTGTAACCGAAACGGTTACCGCTCTTGGTCGGCTTGATATTGTCGTTAACAACGCCGCCGAACAACACGTGCAAACAGCTTTCGAAAACATCTCGGCGGAGCAATTGCAACGTACCTTCGCGACGAACGTCTTCGCTGCCTTTTATTTGACGAAAGCAGCGCTACCCTATTTACAGCCTGGCAGCGCGATCATTAACACAGCTTCTGTTACCGCCTACGAAGGAAACGAGCAGTTAATTGACTACTCAGCGACAAAAGGTGCACTCGTTACATTTACGCGCTCTCTCGCTAAAGCGCTCGTCGGACGAGGCATTCGCGTCAACGGAGTCGCCCCGGGGCCAATCTGGACGCCGCTCATTCCGGCGTCGTTTTCCGCACAACAGGTGGCCACATTTGGGAGCGACACCCCGATGAAACGGGCAGGTCAGCCAGTCGAGGTAGCTCCCGCGTACGTTTTTCTCGCCGCAGACGATGCTTCTTACATAACCGGACAAATGATCCACCCTAACGGTGGCACAGCCGTAAACGGATAA
- a CDS encoding class I SAM-dependent methyltransferase, with protein MSIDFHDRKNRESYAARRAANEWIELIDRYCHIQDSYILDVGCGGGIYTKALAQAGGRVTGVDYSAEMLRGAAENCRRLSNVRLIQGDALHTGCEAKSFHIVLERALIHHLRDLDRCFREANRVLKSKGRLIIQDRTPEDCALPGSPMHLRGYFFEKYPRLLDIELQRRHSQRKVTRGLEDNGLKVIPETSYWETRKVYDNFAQLKADLMQRTGRSILHELTDRELSDLCDFIARQLGDRESIREKDRWTIWIAEKQ; from the coding sequence ATGTCTATCGATTTTCACGATCGAAAAAACCGAGAATCTTACGCTGCGCGAAGGGCGGCGAACGAATGGATAGAGCTAATCGATCGCTATTGTCACATTCAAGATAGCTACATCCTCGATGTCGGTTGCGGCGGAGGGATCTATACAAAGGCGTTAGCGCAAGCGGGGGGGCGTGTAACAGGGGTAGACTATTCCGCAGAAATGCTGCGCGGAGCCGCGGAAAATTGCCGTAGACTTAGTAATGTCCGATTGATCCAAGGAGACGCCTTGCACACCGGATGTGAGGCGAAATCGTTCCATATTGTACTAGAACGCGCCCTCATTCATCACTTGCGCGATTTAGACAGATGCTTTCGCGAAGCGAACAGAGTGTTGAAAAGTAAGGGAAGGCTGATCATCCAAGACCGAACGCCGGAAGATTGCGCGCTACCGGGTAGTCCTATGCACCTGAGAGGGTATTTTTTTGAGAAGTATCCACGTCTTTTGGACATCGAGTTGCAGCGGCGTCATTCGCAGAGGAAAGTAACGCGAGGACTCGAAGATAATGGCTTAAAGGTAATACCCGAAACGTCGTATTGGGAAACGCGCAAAGTATATGATAACTTCGCACAATTGAAAGCGGATTTAATGCAGCGTACAGGCAGATCGATTTTACACGAATTGACGGATCGCGAGTTATCGGATCTGTGCGATTTCATTGCACGGCAGCTCGGTGACAGGGAGTCGATCCGCGAGAAAGACCGCTGGACGATTTGGATCGCCGAAAAGCAATAG
- a CDS encoding DUF6886 family protein, with the protein MNVLYHFSEDPHIDEFVPRATNSRKHLEPVVWAIDAAHAVNYYFPRDCPRIVYSRTTNISREDEERFFGHTEAHTVITVESKWYEAIRSTTLYKYTFDGRNFQLCDEIAGYYVSNSTVRPLAVEPMGDLIQAIVRTGVDLRFTPNLYRLRDALVNSTLRQFSIIRFRNTEH; encoded by the coding sequence ATGAACGTCTTATACCATTTTAGCGAGGACCCACATATCGACGAATTTGTCCCGCGCGCGACTAATTCTCGGAAACATTTAGAGCCAGTCGTGTGGGCGATTGACGCGGCTCATGCGGTCAACTATTACTTCCCACGCGACTGTCCGCGCATCGTCTACTCGCGCACAACAAATATTAGTCGGGAAGATGAGGAACGGTTTTTTGGCCATACAGAAGCGCATACGGTGATTACTGTAGAAAGTAAGTGGTATGAGGCGATCCGGTCGACGACGCTTTATAAATATACGTTTGACGGACGCAATTTTCAGCTGTGTGACGAGATCGCTGGCTATTACGTCTCTAATAGCACAGTACGGCCACTGGCAGTCGAACCGATGGGGGATTTAATACAGGCGATTGTGCGGACAGGGGTCGACCTTCGTTTTACCCCGAATTTATACCGCTTGCGCGATGCACTCGTCAACTCGACGTTACGCCAGTTTTCGATTATTCGGTTTCGGAATACGGAGCATTAG
- a CDS encoding CvfB family protein yields MIKTRKKEQTMTTTLLAGEIVDLEVARKSDFGYFLTDGTQDVLLHQNEAVRTLEEGETVEVFLYHDHSGRLAATMTIPEVTFTNFAWAKVVGVEPHLGAFINIGIQKDVLLSKDDLPRDRRKWPQVEDNLYCSLKDDRKGRLLIALAEESEFAALMREAPSTALNDWVTGSVYKLIADGAFLFTDQHYIAFLHREEMTGGVRLGEKVTGRIAYVRGDGRVNISQLPRKEHAYADDAQAILDYLIAQRGRMPYGDKSDPADIKRVFHISKAAFKRALGKLLKERKVYQEDGWTYLTKHMAQATFPDKDIDIDEE; encoded by the coding sequence TTGATTAAAACAAGAAAGAAGGAACAAACGATGACGACGACGTTGTTAGCGGGAGAAATAGTCGACCTAGAGGTGGCGCGTAAAAGCGACTTTGGCTATTTTTTGACGGACGGCACGCAAGATGTGTTACTGCACCAAAACGAAGCGGTGCGCACCTTGGAAGAAGGTGAGACGGTGGAGGTGTTTTTGTATCACGACCACAGCGGCCGCCTGGCGGCGACGATGACGATCCCGGAGGTGACTTTTACCAACTTTGCGTGGGCGAAAGTCGTCGGGGTCGAACCGCATCTCGGGGCATTCATCAATATTGGCATCCAAAAAGACGTGCTCTTGTCCAAAGACGACTTGCCGCGCGACCGCAGGAAGTGGCCACAAGTAGAAGACAACCTGTACTGCAGTTTAAAAGACGATCGCAAAGGGCGCCTCTTGATTGCCCTAGCGGAAGAAAGTGAATTTGCAGCGCTCATGCGCGAGGCACCGTCCACGGCGTTAAACGATTGGGTGACCGGGTCCGTCTACAAACTCATTGCCGACGGCGCTTTTTTGTTTACAGATCAACATTACATCGCTTTTTTGCACCGCGAGGAAATGACGGGTGGCGTGCGCTTAGGGGAGAAGGTAACAGGACGCATCGCCTACGTGCGGGGCGACGGGCGGGTAAACATTTCGCAGTTGCCCCGCAAAGAGCACGCCTACGCCGATGATGCACAGGCGATTTTAGACTATCTCATCGCGCAAAGAGGGCGAATGCCGTACGGCGACAAAAGCGATCCCGCCGATATTAAACGCGTCTTTCACATCAGTAAAGCAGCGTTCAAACGCGCACTCGGTAAGTTGCTGAAAGAGCGTAAGGTGTATCAGGAGGATGGCTGGACATATTTGACAAAACATATGGCACAGGCGACGTTTCCGGACAAAGACATAGATATAGACGAGGAGTGA
- a CDS encoding helix-turn-helix domain-containing protein: MKNIDGIELGRIIRQRRKELGLTLSDLASERISVPTISNIERGIVQNASSDKVRYVMNALRLDEDTLKERMSPGKDAKREIESTLSLIEQLIASGLCERAEKLICQLERNEVAVEDEGLKIRINLAYASLLCRQLEWKKAYAQLTDVISDVEEYGTSPGLNVMTLAYNRLSACAFYGDNDFMQAVNYADKALEVFDPEGFRPYLKGDAIFNKSIYLFHAGKDASAYHCLLQLKGLCEQYYDMQTIVSAYNLEGIILRRQGVYEQALDAFRQGIDLCHNDNDLASRLYLNMGYAYATMRRWKDSELCFCIVHDLCKLTGNKERRALAYVACGEMYFHQKVYDRAKECLEKAHEFQRYLTTPRDYLHLLVFKARMELHSGKSNVETCEIGLGLADTHDLHDQAKDLHFLLSQYYDKIGDKDKCLDAMKGIMLVETMSRGGL, from the coding sequence GTGAAAAACATTGACGGAATTGAGCTTGGTAGGATTATTCGTCAGCGTCGCAAGGAGTTGGGATTAACTCTTAGCGACCTAGCAAGTGAACGTATTTCCGTACCTACAATTAGCAACATCGAACGTGGCATTGTGCAAAATGCCAGCAGTGACAAGGTTCGGTATGTCATGAACGCTTTAAGGCTTGATGAAGACACATTAAAGGAAAGGATGTCTCCCGGTAAAGATGCGAAACGGGAAATTGAGTCCACGTTGTCGCTCATCGAACAACTGATTGCTAGTGGTCTTTGTGAGCGTGCGGAAAAACTAATTTGCCAATTGGAACGCAATGAAGTAGCGGTTGAAGATGAGGGTTTAAAGATTCGTATCAACCTCGCGTATGCGTCTCTCCTATGTCGTCAGCTAGAATGGAAGAAGGCTTATGCTCAATTGACCGATGTTATTAGCGATGTGGAGGAATATGGAACGTCCCCTGGGTTAAACGTGATGACGCTTGCTTATAATCGTTTGTCCGCCTGTGCTTTCTATGGTGATAATGATTTCATGCAAGCTGTGAACTATGCAGACAAGGCATTAGAGGTGTTCGATCCGGAAGGATTTCGGCCATACCTCAAAGGTGACGCTATCTTTAACAAGAGTATTTATTTGTTCCATGCTGGAAAAGACGCTAGTGCGTACCATTGTTTGCTTCAACTTAAAGGTTTGTGTGAGCAATATTATGACATGCAGACGATTGTGAGCGCATACAATTTAGAGGGGATTATTTTAAGACGGCAGGGGGTGTATGAGCAGGCACTTGACGCATTTCGACAAGGAATTGACCTATGTCATAATGACAACGACTTAGCCAGCAGACTGTATTTAAATATGGGTTATGCATATGCGACTATGCGGCGTTGGAAAGATTCAGAACTATGTTTTTGCATTGTTCACGATCTATGTAAGCTTACAGGTAACAAGGAACGTAGGGCATTAGCTTATGTTGCGTGTGGTGAAATGTACTTTCATCAAAAGGTGTATGATCGTGCAAAAGAATGCTTGGAGAAAGCGCATGAATTTCAACGTTATTTGACCACGCCAAGGGATTATCTACATTTGCTAGTATTTAAGGCGCGTATGGAATTGCATAGCGGCAAGTCGAATGTTGAAACGTGCGAAATAGGACTCGGTCTTGCTGACACGCACGATCTCCACGACCAAGCAAAAGATTTGCACTTCCTTTTAAGTCAATATTACGATAAAATTGGAGATAAGGACAAGTGCCTTGATGCAATGAAGGGGATTATGCTGGTTGAAACAATGAGTAGAGGAGGACTGTAA